One Cucumis sativus cultivar 9930 chromosome 1, Cucumber_9930_V3, whole genome shotgun sequence DNA segment encodes these proteins:
- the LOC101213087 gene encoding cannabidiolic acid synthase, with product MKSFFLTPFALFFIVLSFISPSWAVSTKTHEAFLQCLLNNSLTTNYSISNLIYTPINSSFYSVLNFSIQNLRFSRKQTPKPLAIITPSHVSHIQATILCSKSHALQIRIRSGGHDFEGLSYVSDVPFIIVDLINLRSITIDVENENAWVQSGATLGEFYYRIGEKSQTLAFPAGSCPTVGIGGHLSGGGFGWLMRKYGLAADNVIDASFVDANGKVYDRESMGDDLFWAIRGGGGGSFGIIVAWKVKLVRVPATVTICGSQRSLEEEDTIKLIHKWQYITNKLDKNLLLGISLTGGNSTQESGKINPTALFSSFFLGKVNELMPILNTNFPELNLSKEECSEMSWIKTVLTMAGFPNQEPFEVLLNRTPPFGLSTKIKSDYIKKPMSEAAFKTMLKRLKAQDIEVAQIMFIPYGGRMSEISESEIPFPHRAGNIYKLGYYVKWKDQSIDAEKRHLNWIRDIYDYMTPFVSKSPRATYCNYRDLDIGMNNKYGKATYSHARVWGFKYFGKNFDRLVHLKTKIDPNDFFRNEQSIPALKNIKYSAI from the exons ATGAAGTCTTTTTTTCTAACCCCTTTTGCTCTCTTCTTTATTGTTCTATCCTTCATATCTCCATCATGGGCAGTTTCTACTAAAACACATGAAGCTTTTCTCCAATGTCTTCTCAATAACTCTCTAACCACTAATTACTCCATTTCTAATCTCATTTATACTCCCATCAACTCCTCCTTTTATTCAGTCTTGAATTTCTCCATTCAAAATCTTAGATTTTCAAGGAAACAAACCCCAAAGCCACTCGCCATCATCACTCCTTCACATGTTTCACACATTCAAGCAACCATCCTTTGCTCCAAATCCCACGCCCTTCAAATTCGAATTCGTAGTGGTGGCCATGACTTCGAGGGTCTTTCTTACGTCTCCGACGTCCCATTTATCATTGTTGACCTAATAAATCTTAGATCTATTACAATTGATGTCGAAAACGAAAATGCATGGGTTCAATCTGGGGCAACTCTAGGTGAATTCTATTATAGAATTGGTGAGAAAAGTCAAACACTTGCTTTTCCTGCTGGCTCTTGTCCGACGGTGGGCATCGGCGGGCATTTAAGCGGTGGTGGATTTGGATGGTTGATGAGAAAATATGGTCTTGCTGCTGACAATGTAATTGATGCTTCTTTTGTTGATGCTAATGGGAAGGTCTATGATAGAGAGTCAATGGGGGATGATTTGTTTTGGGCGATTCGTGGTGGCGGGGGAGGGAGCTTTGGAATTATTGTGGCATGGAAGGTAAAGCTTGTTCGAGTTCCGGCGACGGTGACCATCTGTGGAAGTCAAAGAAGTTTGGAGGAAGAAGATACAATCAAGCTGATACATAAATGGCAATACATCACTAACAAATTGGATAAAAATCTTTTACTTGGCATTAGTCTCACTG GTGGGAATTCAACTCAAGAAAGTGGCAAAATAAACCCAACAGCTctattttcctctttctttttaggaaAGGTAAATGAGCTTATGCCAATTTTGAACACCAATTTTCCAGAACTGAATTTGTCAAAGGAAGAATGTTCAGAAATGAGTTGGATCAAAACAGTTCTAACAATGGCTGGCTTCCCCAACCAAGAACCCTTTGAAGTTCTACTCAATAGAACACCTCCTTTTGGTCTAAGCACCAAAATCAAATCTGACTATATCAAGAAACCAATGTCCGAGGCTGCATTCAAAACTATGTTGAAAAGATTGAAAGCTCAAGACATAGAAGTTGCACAAATTATGTTTATTCCTTATGGAGGAAGAATGAGTGAGATTTCCGAATCCGAAATTCCTTTCCCACATCGTGCTGGAAATATATACAAACTTGGTTACTATGTCAAGTGGAAAGATCAAAGCATTGATGCAGAGAAAAGGCATCTAAATTGGATACGAGATATTTATGACTACATGACTCCTTTTGTCTCAAAATCGCCAAGGGCAACGTATTGTAATTATAGAGATCTTGACATTGGAATGAACAATAAATATGGAAAAGCAACCTATAGTCATGCTAGGGTTTGGGGGTTCAAGTATTTTGGGAAGAATTTTGATAGGCTAGTGCATCTTAAAACTAAGATTGATCCCAATGATTTCTTTAGAAATGAGCAAAGTATACCTGCcctaaaaaacataaaatatagtGCAATTTGA